A stretch of the Nicotiana tabacum cultivar K326 chromosome 6, ASM71507v2, whole genome shotgun sequence genome encodes the following:
- the LOC142181915 gene encoding uncharacterized protein LOC142181915, protein MDFHLQTDRQVERPIQTFKDILRTCVLDFKGSWDYYLLLIEFVYNNSYHANIQIARFKALYGRRYRSPIGWFGTVEAEFIGPNLVHQAMEKVMIIKERLKIAQSRLKSYLDVRRRDLDFK, encoded by the coding sequence atggacttccaTCTACAGACCGACAGGCAGGTAGAGCGTCCTATTCAAACGTTTAAGGATATATTGCGCacttgtgttcttgactttaaGGGTAGCTGGGATTATTATTTGCTGCTCATAGAATTtgtctacaataatagttatcatgctaaCATTCAGATAGCACGATTcaaggctctatatggtaggaggTATAGATCTCCTATTGGGTGGTTCGGGACTGTGGAAGCAGAGTTCATAGGACCAAACCTCGTGCATCAAGCGATGGAGAAGGTTatgatcattaaggagcggttgaaaattGCTCAGAGTCGTTTGAAGTCCTAtttggatgttcgtcgtagggatttggatttCAAATAA